The DNA window ACCTCCGACCTCACGCTTATCAGGCGTGCGCTCTTACCAAGCTGAGCTACTAGCCCAACTCTCTCAAAAGTAGATAGAGGAGGTAGAAACTCTTCAATTCTCCTTAGAAAGGAGGTGATCCAGGCGCACCTTCCGGTACACCTACCTTGTTACGACTTCGCCCCCCTCGCTAAGCCCACCTTCAACAGTACCTACCGTACTGCCTTCAGGTGTTCCCAACTCGGGTGGCGTGACGGGCGGTGTGTACAAGGCCCGGGAACGTATTCACCGCAGTTTGGCTGACCTGCGATTACTAGCGATTCCAGCTTCATGTAGGCGGGTTTCAGCCTACAATCCATATTACGGAGAGTTTTTCCGGATCCGCTCCACCTTACGGCTTCGCTTCCCTTTGTCCTCCCCATTGTAGCACGTGTGTCGCCCAGAGTATAAGGGGCACGCTTATCTGACGTCATCCCCTCCTTCCTCCGCCTCGTCGGCGGCTGTCCAATTAGTGTCCCCAACTTTACTTGCTGGTAACTAATTGTAGGGGTTGCGCTCGTTGTGGGACTTAACCCAACACCTCACGGCACGAGCTGACGACGACCGTGCACCACCTGTGTAACCTCCCACCTTACGGCAGGCCAGTAGATTTCTCTACCTTCAGTTACATGTCAATCCCTGGTAAGGTTCTTCGGTTAGCTTCGAATTAAACCACATGCTCCACCGCTTGTGCGGACCCCCGTCAATTCCTTTGAGTTTCATCCTTGCGGACGTACTCCCCAGGTGGCTCACTTATCGCGTTCGCTTCAGCACAGAGAGTCTTTCGCTCCCTACACCTAGTGAGCATCGTTTACAGCCAGGACTACCCGGGTATCTAATCCGGTTCGCTCCCCTGGCTTTCGGACCTCAGCGTCAGCTGTAGCCCAGTAGACCAACTTCTTCACCGGCCTTCTTACCTGTATCTGCGGATTTCACCCCTACTCAGGTAATTCCGTCTACCTCTGCTACGCCCAAGATGACCAGTTTCATCCGCAAGCCAATCGTTGAGCAATCTTTTCACAGATGACTTGATCATCCGCCTACGTCCCCTTTACACCCAGTGATTCCGGGCAACGCTCGCCCCCTACGTCTTACCGCGGCTGCTGGCACGTAGTTAGCCGGGACTTTTCCTAATCTACCTTCTTCTGTAGTGTGTCCACTACCCTCTTATTCGATTAGTTCAGAAGTTTACATCCCGAAGGACTTCTTCCTTCACGCGGCGTCGCTGGATCAGGCTTTCGCCCATTGTCCAATATTCCCCACTGCTGCCTCCCGTAGGAGTAGGGCCCGTGTCTCAGTGCCCTTGTGACCGTCCATGCTCTCACACCGGTTATCCGTCATCGGCTTGGTAAGCCTTTACCTCACCAACTACCTGATGGATAGTAGGTCCATCCCAAGGCTGACTCCCACTTTCCCCTCTCGGGCTTATCAGAGTTTACCTACCGTTTCCAGTAGCTATCTCTGTCCTCGGGGTAGGTCCCTACCTTTTACTCACCCGTTCGCCACTGATTATACATCCGAAGATGTATAACCCGTTCGACTTGCATGTGTTACGCACGCCGCCAGCGTTTACCCTGAGCCAGGATCAAACCCTTCATCCTAAACTCTTCAGTCTCCTCTATCTACTTTTCAAAGACCAACATGCATTGAGGGGTGAACCCCTCAAACTCCACAAATTCAAATTCCTTCTTTTTTAAAAGAACTTCGTTTGCATAAAAACCCTAACTTCATTAACTCTTTCATCCTTCAGCGTTGTATATATTATCACATCACTCTACCTTTTGTCAATTTCTTTTTTATGAACTTATTTGAAAATTATTGTGAATTGATAATTTTGTCTGAATCCTTTATTCGAAAACATTGATCTTGTATTTAAACAAGCGAGGCCTTTAAACCCAGGCCTCACTTAAGTTAATTTTGGTTTGATATTTATAGTAATTTCAATGAATATTATAGCCTAATAGTGACTCCTCGATCAAAACTTCATTTTTCATATCATCTACCAACTTACTAGCATCGATTGTTTCGCCTTCTAGTGAATGATTTAGTCTTCTGTTTATAAAATTAGATAAATATTTCATTCCTAAACACCTCCTCATCTTAAAATCAAAAATCTTATTTTTGAAAATCGTTTTATTTCAAAAGTACTTCACTGATGGAACTTTAAAAATTTTTATACTATGAAATTTCTTTCACTATAGTATTATAACTAATGTATATTAAGCACTAATTTAAATTAGATTAATTTTATCGGATTTAATTTTTAAAAAATAGATGCCGTTTCAGCATCTATTTATAATCATATTATTATAATAAATTTACGCAATTAGCTTTGTATTTCTTCCATAAATACAATATTGTCTTTCAACAAAGCTTCTAAATCTTCGACTGTGTATACTTTAAGTGGTTCTATACCGTTAAAGGATGTCGCATATTCATTGGTGTAAGCACCAGTATTTATAAAATATACTATATCGTTATAATCAATATTAATTGGCAATTCAATTTCATCATAGATAGTATCTACACTGTCGCAGGTAGGACCAGCTAAGGTCATAGTTGTTGTTTCGGAATACTCTTTGCCTTCCACCAGCACTTCGTACCTGAAATTTTCAATGGTTTCCATTAAACCGTGAAAAACACCGGTATCTAAAAACACCCAGTTTTGTGTACCCTTTCTACTCCTTAAAAGAACTCTTGAGGCAATTATCCCTGCATTACCAACCATAGACCTTCCCGGCTCAGATAAAACTCTTAACCCTTTCACCCATCCAAGATACTCTTTGATCGATTCATTTATTATTTCTCCAATTTCTTCTACGTCCGGCACTGGTTTTGTATGTTCTACTGGAATACCACCGCCTAAATTCAGCATTTTTAAATCAATCTTTTGCTTGTGAAGTTTTTCAAAAACCTCACTGGCATTCAAAATTGCTTCCTTCCACTTGTATTTGTTATATGATTGCGAGCCTACGTGGAAAGACACCCCATATGGTATTAAACCTTTTCTTTTTGCATATTTTAGGATTTCTATTAGATGATCTACGTCCGTGCCAAATTTACCCGAAAGTGGCCAATCTGAATCGTTGGAACTCATTGACAATCTTCCATATACTTTTGCACCCGGGGCGTTTCTTGCAATCTTTTCAACTTCCATCTCCGAATCTACCGCAAAATATTCTACATTATTATCCCATGCAAATTTTATATCTTTTTCTTTCTTTATAGTATTTCCAAAACTCATTTTATCTGTAGAAATTCCCAACTTCATTAATTTTTCTATTTCCCCTCTTGATGCAACATCAAAAGAAGCTCCTAAATCTCTTAATGTTTCAAGTATACTAGGATGAGAATTGGCTTTTACCGCATAAAAAATTTCGACATCGTTGATTGAATTTTTGAGCTTGTAATAATTTTCCTTTACATAATTAGTATCTAACACTAAAAAAGGTGTTTCAAGAGTTTTTGCCGCTTCTCTTATGAGTTGCGTTAATTCCAATTTATCCAACCTCCCTAAGTTTTTTGGATTATGTTGCCTTTAGAAACTCTAAAACTTTATATATAGCGCCCTTTCACCCCGCTCCCCGCCCATAAGGAAGAGCAGAAGATTCTACCCCTTCTCCCCGCAGGGCCACCCACAGTTATTAGAGTGAGCTCCGTCCTGTAACCCTTTAAAAATCTAAATCTAATTTTTGAAAACAATTTTATTTCTAAAATATTTGGTTTTTAGAGAATCCCAAATTTAAGAATTATAAATTTACAATTGAATATTTAATACACAAAAAGTAACGTGCAAACATTTATTTAGTTAATATATAATTATGCTAAGTTACATTATTAAATATCCCGAAAGGTATTCACAAAATTCCTTTGTAGTGGTATAATTTAAACAAATAGCAGTTAATAAGCCGAGGTGGCGGAATTGGTAGACGCGTAAGATTCAGGATCTTATGGGCTTTTAGTCCGTGCGGGTTCAAGTCCCGCCCTCGGCACCATCCACCTTTCCTTAAGAGGCGGAAACCCGTTTCTTCAGAAAAGGTGGTTTTTTATTTTATGAGTCAATTTTGATATAATTTAAATAATTATCGGAAAATCATAAGGAGGCACTTTGTATTAATGAGAAGCGTTTTTAGAGATTTTACTGATTATTTTTTTGAAATATTGACTTATCCAAAAGAAAAGTGGGATTTATTTTGGCAAGATTACAAGAGAACTTTAAATTTTGTAAATCTTTATCAAGAAAAAAAAGGTATCAAAGATGATGAGATTGTTGAAAAGTTTAAAAAAATTGGAAGAAGGGAACTTGACAAGGCTTTTTGGTACAAGCAAGA is part of the Petrotoga miotherma DSM 10691 genome and encodes:
- a CDS encoding type III PLP-dependent enzyme, with translation MELTQLIREAAKTLETPFLVLDTNYVKENYYKLKNSINDVEIFYAVKANSHPSILETLRDLGASFDVASRGEIEKLMKLGISTDKMSFGNTIKKEKDIKFAWDNNVEYFAVDSEMEVEKIARNAPGAKVYGRLSMSSNDSDWPLSGKFGTDVDHLIEILKYAKRKGLIPYGVSFHVGSQSYNKYKWKEAILNASEVFEKLHKQKIDLKMLNLGGGIPVEHTKPVPDVEEIGEIINESIKEYLGWVKGLRVLSEPGRSMVGNAGIIASRVLLRSRKGTQNWVFLDTGVFHGLMETIENFRYEVLVEGKEYSETTTMTLAGPTCDSVDTIYDEIELPINIDYNDIVYFINTGAYTNEYATSFNGIEPLKVYTVEDLEALLKDNIVFMEEIQS